From the genome of Candidatus Tanganyikabacteria bacterium:
ACTTCTCCAACTACGGGTCGTACACGCAGATCGCGGCGCCGGGCGTGGGCGTACTGTCGACCAGCCTGGGCGGCGACTACGAGCGCCTCTCGGGCACGAGCATGGCCGCCCCGCACGTCGCCGGCGCGGCCGCCTTGCTCCTGTCGGCAAACGGGGGCCTCTCGCCCGCCGCCCTCAAGAAGGCGCTCATCGACACGGGCGACGCCGCCCAGGATTTCCCTTACACGCCGAAAGTGCGGCGCCTCAACGTCGTGAAAGCCCTCGCGGCCGCCGGCCAGGGCGGCACCTCGCCCACCCCGGATCCCGGCCCCGGCGATCCCGGCAGCCCGCAAGGCATCTCCGGCATCACGATCGTCAAGCGGTCGGTGGACGGCGCCACCATCAAGTGGCACACCGACGTCCCCACCATGGGGTTCGTCGAGTACGGGCCCTCCAAGGAGTACGGCGCGACGACCTTCTACTCCGACGGTTACAAGACCGATCACGAGATGTCCCTCTCGGGCCTCAAGCGCTGGAAGTGGTACTACTTCCGGGTGCATGGCCGCACGCAGGACGGCCGCCAGTACGTCTCGGAAGGCCAGGAGTTCCTCACCAAGCTCTGGTTCCTGTTCTCGGTCGCAGAACATTAGCAAAACAATCTCGTAACACCCCCTTTACAGCAGCCGCTCGTTCGGTTAGGATGTTCTTAAGAACGGGTTAAAATTAACTGAAATGGGGTGGTGTTGCTCATGCGGGCTCGGCGTTTCTGGTTCCTGTGTCCCCTGGCGATATCGCTGGCGGCTTGCGGCAAGCCGGCTTCGCTCGCCCCGCAGCCCGCTCCCCTCCTTAACGCCCTCCAGGCCGCCGAGGCCGATCTCCCGCGCATCGCGCCGCCGCCCGAGGAGGGCCAGGCCTTCCCGGGCGAAGCCATAGTCCGCTTCAAGGACGGCGAGGAGGCGCCCGCGGCGATCCCCGGCGGCGAGCGTCTCCGCCCGGTAGAGGGCGTACCGGGCGCCTGGGTGTACCGGCTTACCGGCGGCCGCTACACGACCGCCGCCACGGCAGGCTGGGAAGCCGATCCGCGCATCGCGTACGCCGAACCGCTGTACGTGTATCGCACCCAGGAGTACCCGGCCGGTGAGGACAAGACGTTGTACGGCCTCAACCGCATCAAGGCCCCGGCCGCCTGGGCGAAGGCCACCGGCAAGAGCGGCGTGCTGGTGGCCGTCGTCGACACCGGCGTGGACTACAACCATCCCGACCTGGAGGGAGCGGTGGTCAAGGGGCCGGATGTCGTCAACCGGGATAGCGATCCGCTGGACGATCATGGCCACGGCACGCATGTGGCCGGCACGATCGGCGCGGTCGCCAATGGCTCGGGTATAGTCGGCGTCGCCTACGGGGTCAAGATCCTCGGCGTCAAGGTGCTGGCGAAATCGGGCTTCGGCTCCCAGGCGGGCATCGCCGAGGGCATCAATTCGGCGGTGAAGAACGGCGCCCAGGTCATCAACATGAGTCTGGGCGGTCCGGACTCGCGGGCCATGCGCGACGCCATCGTCAGCGCCACGAAGAAGGGCGTGCTGTGCGTGGCCGCCGCCGGCAACGACGGGGACAAGGATCCGGATTACCCGGGAGCGCAGCCCGAGGCCCTCGGGGTGGGCGCCACGGATTCCGCCGACAAGCGGTCGTACTTCTCCAACTACGGCACGACCGTGGACATCGCGGCCCCGGGCTCCAACATCTACTCTCTCGGGCTCGGGAAAGCCTACAAGACGATGTCGGGAACCAGCATGGCCACTCCCCATGTCGCGGGCGCCGCCGCCTTGCTCCTGTCCTTCAAGCCGGATCTCACCGTGGCGCAGTTGCGCAAGATCCTGGAAGAGACCGGCGACGCCGCCTCGGGCTTCACCGAGACGCCGCAGGTCAGGCGGCTCAACCTTGAAAAGGCCCTCGCCGCGGCGGAGAAACTGGGTGCGGCCCCCGCACCCACTCCGGGGCCGACCGCGCCGCCGACCCCGGCCGATCCCCCGCCCGCGGCGGATCCTCCGGCGCCACCCGCCATCACCGGGATCAAGACGAGCGTCACGAGCAACTCCGCCACGATTCGCTGGTCCACGGATCTACCCGCCATCGGCTCGGTGGACTACGGGGAGACCACCGACTACGGCAAGGTTGCCGCGAAAGCAGGCAGCTACGCGAAGACGCACGAAGTGGTGCTGACGGGCCTGAAGTGGCGCAAGATCTACCACTTCCGCATCAATGCCACGACCGAGGCGGGCGGCAAGGCGTCGTCAAGCGACGGCACCGTCGTGCCCAGGTACTTCGGAATCCTGACCCTGGATTAGACCCAGAACTGCCACCAGGGGCGCCGCCGTCGCGCCTCGTCCTGGATGGCGGTGACCAGGGTGTCCAGCAAGCTCTCGTCGTCGCGGCCGGCCGGCGCCTCCTCGCGGGCGACGAATG
Proteins encoded in this window:
- a CDS encoding S8 family serine peptidase — translated: MRARRFWFLCPLAISLAACGKPASLAPQPAPLLNALQAAEADLPRIAPPPEEGQAFPGEAIVRFKDGEEAPAAIPGGERLRPVEGVPGAWVYRLTGGRYTTAATAGWEADPRIAYAEPLYVYRTQEYPAGEDKTLYGLNRIKAPAAWAKATGKSGVLVAVVDTGVDYNHPDLEGAVVKGPDVVNRDSDPLDDHGHGTHVAGTIGAVANGSGIVGVAYGVKILGVKVLAKSGFGSQAGIAEGINSAVKNGAQVINMSLGGPDSRAMRDAIVSATKKGVLCVAAAGNDGDKDPDYPGAQPEALGVGATDSADKRSYFSNYGTTVDIAAPGSNIYSLGLGKAYKTMSGTSMATPHVAGAAALLLSFKPDLTVAQLRKILEETGDAASGFTETPQVRRLNLEKALAAAEKLGAAPAPTPGPTAPPTPADPPPAADPPAPPAITGIKTSVTSNSATIRWSTDLPAIGSVDYGETTDYGKVAAKAGSYAKTHEVVLTGLKWRKIYHFRINATTEAGGKASSSDGTVVPRYFGILTLD